CTCAGGTGAGAGCTACGAAAGCGTTCCTCACCGAGCAGTAAGCTCCACTTGGTCAAGTTGTTTATATGCAGGGTTATGTCCTGAATACTGAAGAATAATAATTGAACTTTAAAAGATCATAAAAAATGTTAGACAATTAGACTAACACATTTATGACTTAAACagttaatattaatgtattttgttATAAGGCCGGACGACCGGGCAAGAGCGAAACCGTCTGGTGGTCTTCTGTTGAACGtttgaagataaaaaatgaGATATCCATATTAAGAGGTGTCATGGACGACATATTAGTGCTTAATGCCTTGTGACCGAGTGGGAAAGAGACCAAGGTCTGTCCGGGCTATATCTTgcacaaaagaaaaatggtcTACTATGAATGGCCCAAAACATGAGATAGGAAGGCTAACACGTTTTTAAGCAATTAACATTGGAGCATGTCCATGTTGAGATGATTGCATTAGGATGCGTTGAGACTGAATGATCATAACCATTTGAAGACCTCATTCATGGAGGGTGCTTAGCGAGGGACTCAAATCACAAAGTCTTTCCTGTACTCAAGCCTTAGATGgattatataaattgttttaagaTATCCCTTATCGTGTATGAATATTCCCTCCACATATATGAACCTGAAAAGTAGCCTCAAAATACACAGGTCAAAGAGTACAATTTTATCGCTTCCAGTTAGGGTAGAGATGACCATGTTTACATCAGAATGAAGACAAATAAGAAAGCATTCCTAAAGTGCATTGAAAATCTCCCAACATTCACTACAGAATTTAAAAATACCCTCCTTTTCATGAGGAAAGTAAGTGGTCAgttcatcaattaatttatcatttttttatgttgcaCTCGAACATAAATGTTATTTggtagatgaagatgaggacgaTGGTGTCGTTCATTCGGGAAATGCAGTTGTAAAGGAGCATGGAGTAATCGTTGCCAAAGTACCAATTAAGGGTTATGTTTTCTGTGTTGAGCACTAGGGTGTAGGAGTTTGGGTTGGCTTTGAGAAGGTCCTTAGCTAGGTCAACGGAAATGAGTTTCGCACTACATCCCATGCCGCCCAGGTTGTAGCTCTTGATGTTGCTCCTCAACTTGTAGTGGTTAACAATGAGTTTTGCACTGCATCCCATGCCACCCCATGTCGCTGGGATTTTCTGTTCCTTCTCCAACTtgttatgaattaaaaatattttgataattcctTGTAACTGTAGCCAAGGATAATAAAGCAAACTAAATCtcaaaagcaaaaagaaaggGATTCATTTTTCTCCCcttgaaatatatatatcaaaaataGTTCATCCATATTTTGAACACAAATATAGAGTTTTGGACTTATTTGTTCTTATACTGGCTTttgtaaaaacaatttttataaccTTGCACTTAGTGGTAAATAGTACGAGAAAAAGAATGTGCAggtgatgaatttttttataaaagaagcaACGATGTTGAGACCGAGCGCTCATCTGGTTCCACATGATTACAGGGTTTCGGttggcgccaaaatgtttcggtagggtTGAGATCTTTGACCCAAAGCATTCAAAGTTGTCCGCTCCATCATCCAGGTTGCattattctctctcttttctttctcctagCCGCGGGGAGGGTGTGCCTGCAGGAGACACTCCGACTCTTAAGTCAATGACTTTGGgtaataatcttataataaagATTAGTAATTAGAGTTAAATTATGTGTCTTTTCTgtcaaacaaatatttatataaattattataatgagCTTACCATTAGATCGGACTCATTAATCACCAATAAATGGTATTATTcctattaattgtcaataaataacaattattttcattaattttccAATTGTTGGCCAATCAGTCGCCGGGTCCTTTGGTTGACCAGGTAGTCCTACGTTACAATGTCCTCAGACACTAACAATGCCAACAAAAGGGTTACCTTTTCCCCGTTAGGGGTTCTGATTACCCCAGGTGCAATACAATTACTCCTTATGTTGTCTTTTGCCCATTCAAATGCAAGATATTTTGTCATTTGGTTCATTGCTCCTGCATGCCAATTACGTACACCATTTCAAATTGCCTAGCTACCTAACTCTGCCACATGGAATGCAATGAACAATCACCTTTAGATGCACCATATACAACGGATGCTAAGTTGGTAGCTACAAAACCAGCAATGGAGGATATGAAAATGATACTTGCAGCTTTTGAAGCTTTTAGGAGAGGATGTGCAAGCTGGCTTAAGTGGAAACAAGATTCAGGATTCGTATTCATCAGGAATGCGAAATCTTCCGCTGTGAAATCCAGGGTCTGTTTCAGTATGTTTGTTCCCACATTGTTTACCTACAATCCATTCAAAACTATTAACGAAAAAGAATATGTTTTAGTCCTACAAGTTGGATCCCAAATTAGTTCTCATTCTTATCATAGTTAGACAAGTTTTAGTATGATGAAAAGGTGAAAAAAGAAGATGTCATTACAAGGATATTGAGTTTTCCATTGAACTGAGAGGAGACTCTAGCTATCAGCTCTTCTCTGTTAACACGAGAGGTCATGTCACAGACCGAACCGGTTACTCTGTATCCTTTTGTGGTCCACTCCTTCAAGGATTCACTGAGTTCAGCTTCGTTCCGAGAACAAGTGTGTACGGTGGCCCCAAGCTCTGCCAACTCCTCAACTATAGCATATCTATGTGATAGTCAAAATAATAACACGAGATAAATTAATAAGCAGAAACAATTCTCATGCAACATCCACTTATTGTACTTCTTCTTGttactatattttattggtACAAACATTCTTACAGATAAACACAAAAATGAACAACTTTTTCCACTAGCTTTCGTTGGTAACTGATAGCTAACAAATTAATAGGTATTTTTTAGAAACAAGTttgaaattgaggaagaaaaagtgatgaaaaatgtgaaaaaaaggAGAGATGATATGAACCCGATTCCTTTGGATCCACCGGTGACCAGAGCTGTCATCCCCTGCAGACACCATCTGCTGCTTTTGCTACCACTGTTCGTCTCAcccatttctttttctcttcgaTGAAGAATATGATATGTTATTTTGTATGGAAAAATACCACTAAAAATGATTTAGTAACATTTTAAAACGTTGTCTTTGTATTAGAAAAAAAGTTACTAAAAAACTCATTTAACATTTTTTGAATATTGGCctttttaagtatatatatgtaaaaatattatttaaagttattagtaagtataattattttgataaaatgttAGTATACTgtaaataacatttatttttaatatttaggaATTTGATTGTTACTAAATGTTATATATAGAGTGTATGATGAAGTAGGTGGAGTAATAAGTCATAGATGGTTAAGGTGGATTAAAAAGTTAAAGTAAAATGTGGATGAAGCAGACGGATAATACCAAATGGTTTCAATGAGAAATTAAGGATTTTTTTATTCCCAGTGACAACAACGAGAGCGAGAGATATGAGGAGTTATTAATAGTTAGAAGTTTGCATGTGCATGATTGGTATTGACATGGAAGATGAAAGATAGAGATAAGTGCCATTGGAGCTGAAAATTCCTACGCAATGTGGTCCATGTACCCCCACAAAACATTGGGTTCGTTCTTCAGTTCTTTCTATTTCATTCACTCCCATCCTTATCTCCCATATTCCTTCCATGTGATCATCTACTACACTACAACCCCATGATTCAATGCCTCTCTGAGTTCGTCCAAATTCCAGTTTTCGCTTCCTGCCACCCAAGAATGGCTTCGCATCAGTGTCACACTCAACCAAATTTTCAGATTCTGATCCAACCAACTGTTCAGCCTTCTTAAAAGATAAGATTAGTTAAAGCCCAAAAGTTTGTGATAAGGAAGGGTCCCAGAGGAAGATAATATTCAAGAACAAGGTTGTTTCTTGGAAATAAAGGGAAAAGGACTGTGGTGGGGAGAAACACTTCACAGACAGACCATTGGGGTCTCAAACCATGTTTTTGTCTACCAATATGATACTGTTATTTTTAATCCCAATTTCCTATAATCATCTCATGTCATACGCtgcactttttcttttaatggaGGAATAAATGAGACAACATAAGTGCCTACGTCTCCCTTTTTGTCTCTCTTttcattcatataaaaatacatGTATAATAACATAACAATGCTGAGGAAACAACCTCGTCACTTCAAAGCATTCTTGTGAATCTGAGATTATGTCTACTGAAGTGATTATAATAAGACTTATTGGACCATTTTGCTTATCATGAGTTTAAAATCATAAATCCTATATCCCAGAATCTCAAAGCTTTGTTCTTCTTCTAATCAGATGGCATGTCAACACTGTCACACTGTCACACTGTCTTTTCcagttctttctttttcttttgagggCCCCCTGAGATTAGGGAGCAGTTTCCTTCTTTGTTGTGTTCCTATTTTGAAGCGTATGAAGTAAAATGcatcatacataaaaaaattgaagtataTATATTCTGCTGTGTCACGAAACATCTCCTCAAAGGTCAATAATTCAGGTGATGATAACAGCTCTTcaataatcaaataaacaacaagTGTTACAACTGAATTACCGGTAAAACATCCAAGTGGGACCATAGTTCAATATAGTTTTTGTTTCAGCAAGATGGTCAAACATAACTGAGGAGGATCATCTTCTCTACTTTCTTTCTATAAggtttttcttccttctcaaCTATTTATTTACTCTATACATGTACATATATCAACTCCgttgtctttttctttctaactATTATCATCTTCTTTAACTATTCATTGTTTGATGGCAAAAATATACTACAATTATCAATTcgcttttattaattttttctttttttttctttttatttttcttttcaatgaaGAACATAACAAAAATTGTAACATTGTTACGATCATCTCTCAAAAACCTCTTCAAATGAAAGAAGTGAGTGACTGAGTCCAACATCAACAACGCATTATGTGGGtaattataagataaaaatCGAAggaataatgttaaaaaatggaGGTACAGAATTCATGATGTCCCAAACAACCCAATCAGTGAAAAATAGCCCCAATTGAGTTTGGACAATCCAACAGAACACGTATGTTTTACAAATTTGAATTTCATCGGAGTTAAGGTTTTCTTAACTtcctgaaattttaatttaatattgtttttttcaacttcaaatttaatattatttttactcgTTTTATCTTTGGAACAGATGTTTTGACTGttatcttttcaaaattaaaaaaagttaaatatattttttatcccttaactttttaataaaaattaaaaatattttctttttaaaattttggtccaatttaatctctcaattttatatataaatatgtcgatttagttattttaactaaaatttatcattataaatacgtaaatttagtcattttaattaaattttgttaaatttatttaaaatttcaaactcatttcatagtatttgaattgtttataccactttataaattttcagtttcaatattaattaagaacgcctaaaacataaaataaacttaacaaattttggttaaaaatactaaataacatattttatgttttacaccattacaaaatataattacatttaaaaattattagaaaagaaattaaaattatcatattccatgcaaagaataaataataagtatatcaaaaaaataaaacttgtgCAGTTTTATTCGAGTAAATTtgataagataaaattgatttttttttcttatacagTTTTTAACTTCTTTATTTCTGGAGTCACACTTAGAATTACAATAGTGTTAATTGAAATATTACACAATCACTAAATGAAgtggaaaaagtaaaaaggaaaGTGCGAATAGAAATTCCCATTTTATGGCCTATTAGTAAGAAAAGATACACATTGATATTGGGGCTTCTAATTGCCACACCTCCATAATTTCTTTGTACACTccctcaaattttcaaaataacccTTTTATCTTTCATAAAAGTATAACCAGTTCTTAAGAGAAgatgggaaaaagaaaaaaaaaatattccattTTTGGTGAACAGAATGAGAAGCAAAGAGATATTTAAGCAAGTGGAATGAGAAGAGAAGGTGGAAAAAAATTATGggtttattaataatattattaatttattattgtgtggagaaaaatgaaatgaaatgaaatagaGGAATGGGTTTGGGTGGAAAGTGTGGCGTGGGCTGATGGCCGGCACCAGCCTCTCTCAAGTAATCCAATCGACGCTCCTGGAACTGCCCAGAACCACCGCCCACGTCAGAATCTCCGCCAAAAGCCACCGCGTCTCCGCCACCTCCGGCCATCGCCCCGAGGGACCCCACTGTATCTACGTTGGGCCCCTCGAAACCGCCGACAAAGAGAACCTCGAAGCTCTCTATTGCCAAGTAAAACCAAACCATTTCAATTTTACTCTCTGCAAAACTTCAATTTCGCTACTATTATGCAAATATTGATTAGTGTTTGGCTTTTTGCAATAGGCACGGGATGCGTATAATAGTGGTCACCCTCTCATAATTGATGACATGTTTGATAAAGTGGAGGTTTGCTACCTTCCTTCACTGTTGACTGTTTAACCTGTCATAGTATATAGTTCTTAGTTTCTAATTTagattactttttctttaattatactaaaattatGGAAACAGTTAAGGTTAAGAAGCTATGGTTCAAAGTCTGTTGTCAAGTATCCTAGGTGCAGTATCAGGAGGCAATCCACATTTGCTGATGCTGaggtaattttattttcttcacaatCTTATATTAACTTCTTCTGTCACCTGTCTCTGATGGGTTGTGATCTCAAATCTTGGTCGCTGATTACTTATCATACTCTCCTCAGTTCTAGAATGAAGTGTTGGAGTAtgtattatcatttttttctgtctttttctttctgtttgaCACAAAGGGAAGAGATTGGTTTGAAAATTGAATTGGATAGAAGGTGGAAGGATAGGAAAATTAAGTCCTTGTCTGTTtactgttttaaaattttgttatctGTTCTGTTCTCTTaaatttgtttgtattttgATTCATTGGAGAATGACTGTCCTCTGTCTGagtatatttatgttttctaaaattgatcTCTTGAGCACTTGAAGATAACAGGAAGTGAATGACCATCTCCCAGCTGCTTCTGTAATGTAATTTTCATAACTTAATAGATTTCAAGGAGAAATTAAATTACTGGGTAATGCAGAGTtattgtagatttttttttaaatataaaattggaaGGGAATCATTCGGGctctaaatttttgtttttaaaagtcaatatttattttttcttttcaacaaaataaaagaaaatgcattgctatttatcttttcttcctctgtattttcttttctattcaaACATGTCACTATGTCGCTCAAGAATTTCTGTTTGTGTGTGATATGATTGCTGTATTTCTATTGTATTGAACGTCTGTAGCTTGCTACATTTTTATCTGGCTAGAATGTTTAGGGCTCCCAGCCTTGTGTTCCTTTCTTCTTGGTTTCTTCTCTAGAATATTGAATGATGTGGTTGTAGGGCAGGAAGATCTTTCTATGGTTTTTGCTTTAGCAAGCACATGGGCCATGTTCCTTGCATTTGGCAGTTTAGCATGTGTTGGGCCCATATCATTCACTGTTGGCATGGCTTATCAAAATGCATTCGCTTCAGGCGTATCACTTGGTAGCCAAACACCTGGAGTAAGCTTTCTGGCCTTGGTGAACAGCTTTATTTTCCTTGGGCTGGGTGTTATCATCGGCTACCCTGTTGCTTCAGCTTCAGGTAAAACCCTTTTTGCTGCTTTTCCCCTACAATATCTTGTGTTTTTTTACTCcaaaaaatatctcaattgcCCCCTGTTTTAGTTCAATTAGGAATTCCTTATGGGAAAATTTTCTCTGTATACCCCAAAATATTCAATGATTGATGATATTGTCAATTTGTCACTACTTCTACATCTGTATTTAATTAACAGTCCTTTCACAGTTAAGGTACTTCAAGGCCTGTGGAGGAATGATTTGGTGGCACTAAAAGGTGCGTGTCCAAATTGCGGGGAAGAGGTCAGTCACTGTGATAACTGTCCATTGTTTCTTTTCCATTCTGTCCCTCAATTTATGTTGATGTTTCCAGATTGAGGCACCGCACATATGTAAGGTTTAATTTCACTATGCGCATTGAGCTggattaattttctttcagGTATTTGCATTTGTGAGAATGGACAGGAATATTGAGTCACCTCATAGAGCAGATTGTCATGTGTGTGAATGCGTATTAGAATTTCGAACAAAAGTGGAGGTAGCAAAttcgagttttattttatttttaattgaaatttttgcaAAAGGCTGTTCAAAAAACTACAGTGTTACAATTGAGAATCGTTATTCAGCAATTTGCAATGCATGTTGATAATGTGAAttttctcttccattcttcatcctcttcccctaaaagaaaacaaatccaCCAAAAATGAGGCTGCACTTTTCATGACACATGATTTTATTGTTTCTCAGCAATCAGTCTCAAGATTTGGTAGGCAGTGGGTTTATGGGCGTATTTATCTTGTTTCACTAAGAGGCAGATCTCGACGCCAATAACAGCACTGAATTTTCATCCGAATTGCTCGTATGCAGTGTATAGTAAGGATCAGAGTATCATCCATTCCTTAGTCTTATTTTTAGTCTGGAACAGTTTTGCCTGAAACCGGTTCAAAATACTTAAGGAAGAATTTGACTTCTTAATTGATGgacaaataatttcttttatgtgaTTACTTCGTATAAGTGAGTGTTATGCAAGATTTTTTCGTATTGAACTCTCAGGACTATTGATGTCTCTGGTAAAGTAGAATCACTGTTATCTTCATTAGAAAATGAGCTCagcatttatatatatatatatatatatatatatatatatatatatatatatatatatatatatatatatatatatatatatatattactcttGTACAAACACTTGtgatcaaatattaaattacatgCCCACTTTATTATTGCTGTTGTATGCATGTTACTCATGAGGACTAAGGGAATGAAATTTGTATTTGgaattttattttcgtttttataaACAACTTCAATGTTTCAACTTTAAATCTATTGAAATGCCATCGTGAAAGTCGATTATGGCATTTGAAGAATTATTGAACGTACCGTTTGCTTACAATGTCTCCTTTTCAAAATTCAACGTTAATTCTTTCCTCTTACAGGTGATATCAAGGATTTCATGCAAACAGGGATATGCCCAGTTCAGAAGGCAtgtcaatttcatttttcttttaaataaaaaaattctattttgtgaatttttaaagAATGTAAAGGTtgaccaaaaaagaaaaagaaagggcgGCATGCTTCCAAGGATAATCCACCTTTCAAGTTATCACTCAAATTGAAGAATAAACTTTCTGTTGGTGCTACTtgattataactttttattaaccCTTCTTTTAGAGGAATTGcaagaaattttcattttgacGTTCATATTCCATTTTCAGCCACAAATACCCTTTAATCTCAATAAATCTACAAACTAAAAGATTCTttcactatttttcttttctgttcaAAGATGCAGGACAACTTTATCTATATCATTATAATGTACGTTATCTTTTAAtcgaataattttaattttcaataaaaaaaaaattgtttgttttttaataataaaataagcttttttgttttaaaatagttaaatattttctttatttaaaagtaaaagtgtataatttttataatactatttttacaaaattatattaattttctatttttaagtagttattcataaaaataataaaattatatttgttaatgcaataaaactataaatataaatatacatgaCAATACTCGTATGTATTCTGCTAGTTATAATAAGGTTATTATCTCACAAACAACTAAAATCCAGATCATGAAAATTTCGTTACCATAATCAGGCATAAATACACAAGACTGGATCCTTAAACAATCAGTTGCTAGCAGCTGCAACCAAATTCCCccacaataaaatatatatcccCTACCAGCAACACTAACACCCCAACAAAATGAGGGAGACTATTTGAGAATTCTATGTTTATGGCATAAACATCAAGGATAAATGGTCCTTCACGATTTGTCTGCAAACAACTTTATTTCAGGGTTCAATCCACAAAATTTGTTGTAATACAATGTGTCACACTAGAAATGCTTGACTAAAACAGCAATTACCATGGGATGCAGAAGCTAGTGTTCATGCATGCATTGCAAAATTAGAACATTTTACATAGAAGTAAAGCAGATAACTGCAATTTGGGCAAATGTAATCAAGTAAATCTCTCTACTCTGTTAAATCTTCAAAGCCCAGCCAATCAGAAGTGTGCTAAACTGTAAACTAGAATCCAGGAAAGCTGCACATATATTAAGTTGAAGTCAGACTGTCGAACCATAAAAGCCTCATTTTCTACAGTATATAAAGCAATGAACAACAGAGCATAATACCAGGAAAAGAGTTACAGAAGCAAATAGCCCCTCTTGAAGGAGGGCTCCATGACCACCAAACTCTTCCTCGTCAACCTTTAATATTACTGcataataactatatataatcCCGGTGGATAGTGCCAAAAAGCTGCAAGACacagaaaaatatttaacaaatgaACATAGAACTTTAGTGTGTTAAGACTAGGTCCCGCATTTCATTCTTAATGATACAAAAATGCAATGGAAGAAATTACTAACTAAGGATTTCAATTTGGACAAAGATAACTTATATGatgttaaaaaatcaatatgACATCAACGATTCATGTAAGAGAAAAATTATACTTAGGAAAGTCGCAACAATTCATCAATTATTCTGTTTATAAAATTGATGATTGCACAAAGCATAACTGATCTTTGCAACAAAAGTTAACTTCATTACTGCAGCCTAAAGCtcgttaaaaatttatttctatagATTACTAGATGATTTTCTAAACAAATCTTCACAGTGAATGATAAAACCATAAATCAAGAAACACTAGCATAACAACTTCAAAAGATTGTTATCCCTGATGAGGCCCTCTCCTATATTTCCAGAGTTAATGTTGTTGTAGCACAACAAAAGTCATAAACATGCAATTTACTAAGTTTTGTAACTAGAACAACATCTTCATATGTATAACACCCACCCTGTTGCCAAATTCATGTTAAATATCACCTCCCATAGATCTGCATAGTCCTTTCTCATAGGTCAATTAATCATTGATAAAACACTCATTGTCTCCTTCTCCACTATGTACCTCGTTATCTCATAAAAGTTGTGAACAAAAGTTGATCCCAACTCTAACCAATATGATATAGGACCACTCAAGAATATTAGTGCCACAACGAAACATATACACAGGATGGTTCTAGATCCTATGCATGGCACCATTCAGCAGACAATCAAAATTAATGAACAAGACCCTGAACATTATTTGCAAAGGATAGCACAATATCAACTGGTTCAGTTAATACTCAATCTAGAACTTCAACGACGTACAAATACAAGATAAACATATTGCACAAAAAAAAAGCACTTACAGGATGAACCATATGCCTCCAACCAAAGGTATGGAACCCCAAAGGAATCCACACACAAGGCCAAGCCCTTGTCTAATCCAATGCAAAACGTCTCCCAACTGATCCTGCTTGGAGGTAACCCACAGACAACGGTTCTTAGCATATCATTGGGAAAATTAAGTAACGACTGCACACAGCATAAAAACGTGTGATAACCACTAATTTACATCCTTACAAAACTATATACCGTTATTCTCAATTTCAATCGCATACTATAAAAGAAGTTGAGAACGTCTTGTATCAGTAACACAACTTTCTGCTAACCCAAATTTCAGGCAGGCAAATAATTCAGCTCAGcatcttcaaaattaattatttcattttaagtaAATTTCAGCAAACATCTACGGGTCAAATTGGCAACAGGAATGGATCTATGAAGGATGTACTGAAAGAACAAACCTTGTCCCAGGAAGCTTCGGGATCAAACAATTTGGCGAATTTTGAAGGCGAGAGGTGACCGTTCTGGTGCGGCTGTTGATGGTTAACGGATTTACCCTCTTTCATAGTGGAAGAAGAAGCAACGAATAAGAATCAAAAACAAAGAGTAATCGGGAGTGAAGTACTTCACACAGAATTCGGGATTTCGGCGACGCTGGAgggtgaaaaaagaaaattagggtttaggattagaaaggaaaagagaatCTGAATGCAAATTAAAAATTGCAGAAATTGGTTGTTAATGTTCGATCTGGCATTTCATCTACATTAACAGTAACAACTCAGAATCTATCTCTTTTTTCCCTAAAATCTCAACAATCGAATAAGAGATTACTTTTCTTCTGCTGTTTCTTACTTTagtttatcataaattttaatttaaatttaaatatattcaaacaaatgTTTTGCAGATAAACATTTATTCGTTTAGTTATTTTACCtgaaatttttatcttttcttcaaatttataaacattatttttaatattattatatcaatagagataaaatgacatgcatattaattaacaCGAATGGTTTTCAATAATAAGAACAAAAGCTCAAGTTTCAGTTATAATTAAAcccaataatgaaaatatagaaTTCTAACATATTGGTTTCACATCTTTTTCaggaaataaattttaattgtaaagCCCTAATTATTGTGATGTTTTCATGATATGGTACATACATCATTGTTAATATTGAAAAAGATACCTTTAGTATctctatatattaaaaaaagactatttaataaaaatagtaatagtATTTGGgcagttttttttattttaaaatataattaaaagttaaatataaatattaaatatataatcctttatatatttttatagatttttttaatttaaaaatattattaaagataaaataaaaatatgaaatatgtatcttttatatattgattataattattattatagataacaactttttaaaataacaagtGTTATTTAGTATCtgcatatatataaaaaaacctCAGTTTTTAAATACGGTTacaatattatcattttaaagattaaatcaCCGTATAATTATagtagaataaaataaacctaTAATATAAGTTTCAGAAACACATACTTTATTGATATGAAACAACATATTAATGAATATAGCGTCATAAAGtccaaa
The Vigna angularis cultivar LongXiaoDou No.4 chromosome 5, ASM1680809v1, whole genome shotgun sequence genome window above contains:
- the LOC108319647 gene encoding tropinone reductase isoform X2, which translates into the protein MGETNSGSKSSRWCLQGMTALVTGGSKGIGYAIVEELAELGATVHTCSRNEAELSESLKEWTTKGYRVTGSVCDMTSRVNREELIARVSSQFNGKLNILVNNVGTNILKQTLDFTAEDFAFLMNTNPESCFHLSQLAHPLLKASKAASIIFISSIAGFVATNLASVVYGASKGAMNQMTKYLAFEWAKDNIRSNCIAPGVIRTPNGEKAHPPRG
- the LOC108319647 gene encoding tropinone reductase isoform X1 → MGETNSGSKSSRWCLQGMTALVTGGSKGIGYAIVEELAELGATVHTCSRNEAELSESLKEWTTKGYRVTGSVCDMTSRVNREELIARVSSQFNGKLNILVNNVGTNILKQTLDFTAEDFAFLMNTNPESCFHLSQLAHPLLKASKAASIIFISSIAGFVATNLASVVYGASKGAMNQMTKYLAFEWAKDNIRSNCIAPGVIRTPNGEKVTLLLALLVSEDIVT
- the LOC108319584 gene encoding PGR5-like protein 1A, chloroplastic isoform X1, with amino-acid sequence MAGTSLSQVIQSTLLELPRTTAHVRISAKSHRVSATSGHRPEGPHCIYVGPLETADKENLEALYCQARDAYNSGHPLIIDDMFDKVELRLRSYGSKSVVKYPRCSIRRQSTFADAEEDLSMVFALASTWAMFLAFGSLACVGPISFTVGMAYQNAFASGVSLGSQTPGVSFLALVNSFIFLGLGVIIGYPVASASVKVLQGLWRNDLVALKGACPNCGEEVFAFVRMDRNIESPHRADCHVCECVLEFRTKVEVANSSFILFLIEIFAKGCSKNYSVTIENRYSAICNAC
- the LOC108319584 gene encoding PGR5-like protein 1B, chloroplastic isoform X2, whose amino-acid sequence is MAGTSLSQVIQSTLLELPRTTAHVRISAKSHRVSATSGHRPEGPHCIYVGPLETADKENLEALYCQARDAYNSGHPLIIDDMFDKVELRLRSYGSKSVVKYPRCSIRRQSTFADAEEDLSMVFALASTWAMFLAFGSLACVGPISFTVGMAYQNAFASGVSLGSQTPGVSFLALVNSFIFLGLGVIIGYPVASASVKVLQGLWRNDLVALKGACPNCGEEVFAFVRMDRNIESPHRADCHVCECVLEFRTKVEQSVSRFGRQWVYGRIYLVSLRGRSRRQ
- the LOC108319593 gene encoding uncharacterized protein LOC108319593 — encoded protein: MKEGKSVNHQQPHQNGHLSPSKFAKLFDPEASWDKDQLGDVLHWIRQGLGLVCGFLWGSIPLVGGIWFILFLALSTGIIYSYYAVILKVDEEEFGGHGALLQEGLFASVTLFLLSWILVYSLAHF